The proteins below come from a single Candidatus Bathyarchaeota archaeon genomic window:
- the rimI gene encoding ribosomal protein S18-alanine N-acetyltransferase — MIEVRIEAATTKLLDKLYRIEADCFDEEAFTKQQISYLLSDYNTIALVARDGQEIAGFIIAQIETAETEYGHIITINVQPRYRRLGIGAKMLNETEKQLKIRGISTCHLEVREDNNAAIKLYHKLGYQTLSRLEKYYGKKHGLYLKKVL; from the coding sequence ATGATAGAAGTCAGAATTGAAGCCGCAACTACAAAACTCCTCGATAAACTTTACCGCATAGAAGCAGACTGCTTTGACGAGGAAGCCTTCACTAAACAGCAGATATCCTATCTTCTAAGTGACTACAACACCATCGCTTTGGTTGCCAGAGACGGCCAGGAAATCGCGGGGTTCATCATTGCCCAAATCGAAACCGCCGAAACCGAATATGGACACATCATAACCATAAACGTGCAGCCAAGATATCGGCGATTGGGGATCGGCGCTAAAATGCTAAATGAAACCGAAAAACAGCTTAAAATTCGTGGCATAAGCACATGTCACCTTGAAGTCCGCGAAGACAACAACGCAGCCATAAAGCTTTACCATAAACTGGGCTACCAAACCCTCAGTAGACTGGAAAAATACTATGGTAAAAAGCATGGGCTCTACCTCAAAAAGGTCCTCTGA
- a CDS encoding NADP-dependent malic enzyme, whose translation MHRFYEGKMQVIPKCAIRNVDDFAIWYTPGVAAACREIHADPDKSFELTNRWNYVAVVTDGTRVLGLGDIGPEAAMPVMEGKALLFKYLGGVDAFPICLRTKDPDEIVRICKALEPSFGGINLEDIEKPKCFHVLEKARAEMQVPVWHDDQQGTATVILAGLMNAFKLVGKKPKESLITLVGSGAANIRTAYVLMKWGVKPGNIILADTKGVIYKGRSDINEAEDPWKFDVTQKTNAEGRRGGIEEAFKGVDAVVAASKPGPGTIKKEWIKTMASDSIVFACANPIPEIWPWEAKEAGARVVATGRSDFPNQVNNSMGFPAIFRGVLDVKAKTITDDMCIAAATELATYAEERGMSEVDLLPRMDEWEVFPREAVACALKSIEQGVARVKPSRAELYERASAIIKNARESTELLMKHGLIKQPPSETELLK comes from the coding sequence ATGCATCGGTTCTACGAAGGAAAAATGCAGGTTATCCCGAAATGCGCGATTAGAAACGTAGATGACTTCGCCATCTGGTACACACCCGGCGTCGCCGCAGCATGCAGGGAAATCCATGCAGACCCCGACAAATCTTTCGAATTAACCAACCGCTGGAACTACGTGGCAGTCGTCACCGACGGCACCCGCGTCTTGGGTCTAGGCGACATCGGCCCTGAAGCCGCGATGCCCGTTATGGAGGGCAAAGCGTTGCTTTTCAAGTACCTCGGCGGCGTCGATGCCTTTCCGATTTGCCTACGCACCAAAGACCCTGACGAGATAGTGCGGATATGTAAGGCGCTGGAGCCCTCGTTTGGCGGCATAAACCTCGAAGACATCGAGAAACCCAAATGCTTCCATGTTCTTGAGAAGGCACGCGCTGAGATGCAGGTGCCAGTTTGGCATGATGACCAGCAGGGCACCGCCACCGTTATCCTCGCGGGGCTAATGAACGCCTTCAAGTTGGTGGGCAAAAAACCCAAAGAGAGCCTCATTACGCTGGTGGGTTCAGGCGCAGCTAACATCCGGACCGCCTATGTGCTTATGAAGTGGGGCGTTAAACCCGGCAACATAATCCTCGCCGACACCAAAGGCGTCATATACAAGGGCAGATCAGACATCAACGAGGCGGAGGACCCTTGGAAGTTCGATGTCACCCAGAAAACCAACGCTGAGGGCCGACGTGGAGGCATAGAGGAAGCCTTCAAAGGAGTCGACGCAGTCGTGGCGGCATCTAAACCCGGCCCCGGAACCATCAAAAAGGAGTGGATAAAAACCATGGCAAGCGACTCCATCGTTTTTGCCTGCGCTAACCCGATTCCTGAGATTTGGCCTTGGGAAGCAAAGGAAGCCGGCGCACGGGTGGTGGCGACGGGACGCAGCGACTTCCCCAACCAAGTTAACAACAGCATGGGGTTCCCCGCCATATTCCGAGGCGTCCTAGACGTGAAGGCAAAGACAATAACTGATGACATGTGCATCGCCGCCGCAACGGAGCTGGCTACCTACGCCGAGGAGCGGGGCATGTCAGAGGTGGATTTGCTGCCCCGGATGGATGAGTGGGAAGTGTTTCCCCGGGAAGCGGTTGCCTGCGCGCTTAAATCTATAGAGCAGGGCGTCGCAAGGGTTAAGCCCAGCCGAGCAGAACTCTACGAGCGGGCATCTGCAATTATCAAGAACGCAAGGGAATCCACCGAGTTGCTCATGAAGCATGGCTTGATTAAGCAGCCGCCAAGCGAAACAGAGCTTCTCAAATAA
- a CDS encoding MFS transporter: MWRLGTFFHEMAYGLLSVFIPLYIVTSAAAGGLGGSLVDLGIIMGLSVAFTIPSSYFWGWICDRMRRYKMFILLSFFSSAIILFLFTIPFARNLVVFGVLYILMNVLHNAHESPKNVLVAENYSHDQWGRAYAIYEGLTEVGLIIGLGLGIAAFSPTINFGTNAMYTFYICSSLSLVAFVISLLFVADPIMNFERRLVGIERNLDYSHRGFEAVSRMWRGYGDNATLKQTRFLGFGLAILFFSLATAVFYTPLPVFFTEYLGLDTGSVFIAYVLGSIGATSGYFAIRNRAFGGDTKKRISRMILLRSFFVFLIVAVVGFSFYPLPLAGMILIGLGFAFAIYSILMLCNAMALVPEGKSGISDVLAGLGAAIGAFTGPYLAEVIGYLPAFLIAALLFLVAFVCIKVLS, translated from the coding sequence ATGTGGCGGTTAGGCACTTTCTTCCATGAGATGGCTTATGGGCTGCTTTCAGTATTCATACCACTCTACATTGTCACCTCTGCAGCCGCGGGCGGTTTGGGTGGAAGCCTGGTAGATTTGGGTATAATAATGGGTCTTTCGGTTGCTTTTACGATACCTTCATCTTACTTTTGGGGCTGGATATGCGACAGAATGAGACGCTACAAAATGTTCATTCTGCTATCTTTCTTTTCTTCAGCAATCATACTTTTTCTCTTTACAATTCCCTTTGCCAGAAACTTGGTTGTTTTCGGAGTGCTCTACATTTTAATGAACGTGCTTCATAATGCCCACGAATCCCCCAAAAACGTGTTAGTTGCAGAAAACTATTCACATGACCAATGGGGAAGAGCATACGCAATATATGAGGGCTTAACCGAAGTCGGCCTCATTATCGGTTTAGGCCTCGGAATTGCAGCCTTTAGCCCAACAATCAATTTCGGAACCAATGCCATGTACACCTTCTACATTTGCAGCTCGCTGAGTTTGGTCGCATTCGTTATTTCTTTGCTATTTGTGGCTGATCCAATTATGAATTTTGAGCGCCGCCTTGTAGGTATAGAAAGAAATCTTGATTATAGCCATAGAGGCTTTGAGGCAGTGTCCAGAATGTGGCGCGGCTATGGAGATAATGCAACCCTTAAGCAAACCCGCTTTTTGGGCTTTGGTCTAGCTATCCTGTTCTTCTCATTAGCAACCGCCGTCTTCTATACACCGCTTCCAGTATTCTTTACCGAGTACTTAGGATTAGACACGGGATCAGTCTTTATCGCGTATGTATTGGGTTCGATTGGCGCCACCTCTGGCTACTTCGCTATTCGCAATCGAGCTTTCGGCGGCGATACCAAAAAGCGCATAAGCCGAATGATCCTGCTGAGAAGTTTTTTTGTTTTCCTAATTGTTGCAGTTGTGGGATTCTCTTTCTATCCGTTACCTCTGGCAGGTATGATTCTGATTGGATTAGGCTTTGCTTTCGCAATCTATTCCATTCTTATGCTTTGTAACGCTATGGCGCTTGTCCCAGAAGGAAAATCAGGCATAAGTGATGTCTTAGCTGGTTTAGGAGCAGCAATCGGCGCCTTTACTGGACCATACTTAGCTGAGGTAATCGGTTATCTGCCTGCTTTCTTAATTGCAGCCCTGCTTTTCTTGGTGGCTTTTGTCTGCATAAAAGTCCTTTCCTAA
- a CDS encoding OB-fold nucleic acid binding domain-containing protein, whose protein sequence is MAVEGFFENKKEPVEAKVGDLTPQSKAVNVTAKVVSKTEIREIPMGRDGSPHKVSDALIGDETGVVYLTLWDDNIEKVNEEDTVRVENGYVTLFKGNIRLNIGKYGKLEPAAEPLAAEVNTENNVSSKTYEQERRPFRGGGGRGGGRGFGGGGGYGGRDRRGGGGYGGGRDSRGGGDRRGGGGYRPRY, encoded by the coding sequence TTGGCTGTAGAAGGTTTTTTCGAAAACAAAAAGGAACCCGTAGAAGCCAAAGTCGGCGACTTAACCCCACAATCTAAAGCAGTTAATGTCACGGCCAAGGTAGTATCTAAAACTGAAATACGCGAAATCCCAATGGGCAGAGACGGCTCACCACACAAAGTCAGCGATGCACTCATCGGCGACGAAACTGGCGTTGTCTACCTAACACTCTGGGACGACAACATCGAGAAAGTCAATGAAGAGGACACAGTCCGCGTTGAAAACGGCTACGTTACTCTCTTCAAAGGCAACATCCGCCTAAACATCGGCAAATACGGCAAACTCGAACCCGCAGCTGAACCCCTTGCAGCAGAAGTGAACACAGAAAACAACGTTTCAAGCAAAACATATGAGCAGGAGAGAAGACCCTTCCGCGGCGGCGGTGGCCGAGGCGGAGGAAGAGGATTCGGCGGTGGCGGCGGTTACGGCGGTAGAGACCGACGTGGCGGCGGCGGTTACGGCGGCGGTCGCGATAGCAGAGGCGGCGGCGATCGGCGCGGTGGCGGCGGCTACAGGCCAAGATACTAA
- a CDS encoding glutaminyl-peptide cyclotransferase, producing the protein MIILVAAGIGLAYAASLIWTAVPDGPTQYTYTVINTYPHDTAAYTQGLLIDDGVLYESTGGFGASTLRRVDLTSGSVQQQIKLNDYLFGEGLTLVNGKLLQLTWQNRIGFIYDKETLMVQGNFSYPTEGWGLTYDGTSLIMSDGTSNLYFLDPATFQQTRQISVQVNGTALTNINELEYVNGEVYANIWHTQTIAIINSDTGEVRGYLDLSGLYQQQSLDDVLNGIAYDQESGRLFVTGKNWASLFEIEIVPK; encoded by the coding sequence TTGATTATTCTAGTAGCCGCGGGAATAGGATTAGCATATGCAGCCAGCCTCATTTGGACAGCGGTGCCCGATGGACCCACCCAGTACACCTACACAGTCATCAACACCTACCCCCATGACACCGCAGCGTACACACAAGGACTCCTCATCGACGACGGCGTCCTCTACGAGAGCACCGGCGGATTTGGCGCCTCGACTCTTCGCAGAGTTGACCTTACATCGGGTTCGGTGCAGCAGCAAATCAAGCTAAACGATTACCTCTTCGGCGAAGGACTCACCTTAGTCAACGGCAAACTCCTCCAACTAACATGGCAAAACCGCATAGGCTTCATCTACGACAAAGAAACCCTCATGGTGCAGGGCAACTTTAGCTACCCCACAGAAGGCTGGGGCTTAACCTACGACGGAACAAGCTTAATCATGAGCGACGGCACCTCCAACCTCTACTTCCTCGACCCCGCCACTTTCCAGCAAACAAGGCAAATCAGCGTCCAAGTTAACGGCACCGCCCTCACAAACATAAACGAGCTTGAATACGTCAACGGCGAAGTCTACGCAAACATCTGGCACACCCAAACCATCGCCATAATCAACTCCGACACCGGAGAAGTCAGGGGCTACCTTGACCTGTCAGGGCTCTATCAACAGCAGAGCCTAGATGATGTATTAAACGGCATAGCCTACGACCAGGAAAGCGGCAGGCTATTTGTAACGGGCAAAAACTGGGCAAGCCTCTTTGAAATAGAAATCGTGCCCAAGTAG
- the map gene encoding type II methionyl aminopeptidase: MPYDHEELEKFRLSGKILRETREEMRSYVQENMRCIDVCEKTEGLIRQKGGKPAFPTNVSINEVTAHYTSPPNDASTIPMGSTVKVDLGVQIDGYVTDTAFTVAFSPEGKAMTATAELALKTIIENIHGDMSLGDIGALAEKTIRNRGFRPISNLTGHSVGRYLIHAGTSIPSVSGFNPHKVKAGDVYAIEPFVTQLDAIARVDDSPQNTIFRFLKAKSLKTPEAKKLAKHIEANFHTLPFAERWLLGVLPKEKHAAAFKELLKSKSVMTYPVFVEASRKPVAQAEHTLLIKEDGCEVLT; encoded by the coding sequence ATGCCATACGACCATGAAGAACTCGAAAAGTTTCGTCTCTCAGGCAAAATCCTGCGGGAAACCCGAGAGGAAATGCGCAGCTACGTCCAGGAGAACATGCGCTGCATCGACGTCTGCGAGAAAACCGAGGGCTTAATTCGCCAAAAAGGCGGCAAACCCGCTTTCCCAACCAACGTAAGCATAAACGAAGTCACCGCGCACTACACTTCCCCGCCCAACGACGCCTCCACCATCCCCATGGGCTCCACCGTAAAGGTTGATTTAGGCGTACAAATCGACGGCTATGTCACCGACACCGCGTTCACGGTGGCGTTTAGCCCCGAGGGTAAAGCGATGACGGCTACGGCTGAACTTGCGCTGAAAACCATAATCGAGAACATCCATGGCGACATGTCTCTAGGCGACATCGGCGCGTTAGCTGAGAAAACCATAAGAAACCGTGGATTCCGCCCCATAAGCAACCTCACTGGGCACAGCGTAGGCAGATACCTCATCCACGCGGGAACCTCCATCCCCAGCGTGTCCGGCTTTAACCCCCATAAAGTCAAAGCGGGCGATGTCTACGCCATCGAACCCTTCGTTACCCAACTTGACGCCATCGCAAGGGTCGATGATAGTCCACAGAACACGATTTTCCGTTTTCTGAAAGCCAAATCACTAAAGACGCCGGAGGCAAAAAAACTTGCCAAGCACATCGAAGCAAACTTCCATACGCTGCCCTTTGCGGAGCGCTGGCTGCTCGGGGTTTTGCCTAAAGAAAAACATGCAGCCGCATTCAAGGAGCTGCTTAAATCAAAATCCGTTATGACTTACCCCGTGTTTGTGGAAGCCAGCCGAAAACCCGTCGCTCAGGCAGAACATACCTTGCTCATCAAGGAAGACGGATGCGAAGTTTTAACCTGA
- a CDS encoding DUF1512 domain-containing protein, producing MSLIPGTDSPILQILSLGMYVFFIVFIFYGQRIQMYIMVREVENSLHKLRVIKDEGKKVAVEVLKEIGKPTADPTPRVDRYLEYFTISPQTMDPAGIVNKLDHILDIRDERLKEEVKLMAPAAASDEVQINNLENTLEAAMALNFIYKVVRHYYIQGKKTLSLYVIMQLQMILPLVMKEAEAYASALKAFAYGQPIGDGVGPLIASKLMHGYEVRKVPKDCVVASVPFEGRTALVLKAEGPGGNVGKPGEAIVSVIEENQGKIASVVMIDAGLKLEGEGVGEVAEGIGAAIGGPGVDQFKIEENVTKYHIPLYAVIVKEDIGDAVSPMRREINDAVDKVIDRVKDVVKERTKEGDTIIIVGVGNSIGVGQ from the coding sequence TTGAGTTTGATTCCCGGAACCGATTCGCCAATATTACAGATACTTAGCTTAGGCATGTATGTGTTCTTTATAGTCTTTATCTTCTATGGCCAACGCATCCAAATGTATATCATGGTTCGTGAAGTGGAGAATTCCCTCCATAAACTACGCGTTATAAAAGATGAGGGCAAAAAAGTAGCTGTGGAAGTCCTTAAAGAAATAGGCAAACCCACCGCTGACCCCACCCCCCGCGTGGACCGATACCTCGAATACTTCACCATAAGCCCCCAGACCATGGACCCAGCAGGCATAGTGAACAAACTCGACCACATCCTAGACATCCGAGACGAGCGGCTAAAGGAAGAAGTCAAACTTATGGCGCCAGCAGCGGCATCAGACGAAGTTCAAATTAACAACTTGGAAAACACGTTGGAGGCAGCGATGGCGCTTAACTTCATCTACAAAGTCGTGCGCCATTACTACATCCAGGGCAAAAAAACCCTCAGTCTCTACGTGATCATGCAGCTGCAGATGATACTGCCACTGGTCATGAAGGAGGCAGAAGCCTATGCCAGCGCGCTTAAAGCCTTCGCGTATGGTCAACCCATCGGAGACGGCGTTGGGCCACTTATCGCCTCTAAGCTGATGCACGGCTACGAGGTTCGCAAAGTCCCCAAAGACTGCGTCGTGGCATCGGTACCCTTTGAAGGACGCACCGCGCTTGTCCTTAAAGCTGAAGGCCCAGGTGGAAACGTGGGCAAACCCGGCGAGGCAATCGTGAGCGTCATCGAGGAAAACCAGGGTAAAATCGCCAGCGTCGTCATGATCGATGCAGGCCTTAAGCTGGAAGGCGAAGGCGTCGGCGAAGTCGCAGAGGGCATCGGCGCAGCCATCGGTGGACCCGGCGTGGACCAGTTCAAGATCGAAGAGAACGTTACCAAATACCACATTCCGCTCTACGCGGTAATCGTTAAAGAGGACATTGGCGATGCAGTTTCGCCTATGCGCCGAGAAATCAACGATGCAGTCGATAAAGTCATCGACCGCGTAAAGGACGTTGTGAAGGAACGCACCAAAGAAGGCGACACCATCATCATCGTGGGCGTCGGTAACTCCATAGGAGTTGGACAATAG
- the selD gene encoding selenide, water dikinase SelD, translating to MSYRLTKAVPVHGCSCKLPQYQLGELLDQAGLTEEFKPDVLAGPWENSSVVKIADGIAVLNTLDFFTPMVDEPEIQGRIAGSNVTSDIYTLGVTKIASVLTIMAFPENMPTELAVGMLKGLGDFCREMDTPIVGGHTIRNPWPIIGGAATGIADPQKIVYTRGAKVGDKLFLTKPLGIAPAMAAYRLRKDEEGKELLADIPPDVVEKAVNGAITGMITSNKPVAEAMQHVPVNAATDITGFGLKGHSANMAMLGKVDIVINNLYVIAGTPLLAQVLGYPLLTGEAKETAGGILLAVAKENADELQSELDKRGVMHCEVGFVAGGSGLVHVLKDAKVTEA from the coding sequence GTGAGTTACAGATTAACCAAAGCCGTGCCCGTCCACGGCTGCAGCTGCAAGCTGCCCCAGTACCAACTGGGCGAATTACTTGACCAAGCCGGCTTAACCGAGGAATTCAAGCCCGACGTGCTGGCTGGGCCATGGGAAAACAGCAGCGTCGTGAAAATCGCCGACGGCATCGCCGTCCTCAACACCCTTGACTTCTTCACGCCCATGGTGGATGAACCCGAAATCCAGGGCCGCATCGCCGGCAGCAACGTTACAAGCGACATCTACACGCTGGGCGTCACCAAAATCGCTTCGGTACTCACCATCATGGCGTTCCCCGAGAACATGCCGACGGAACTCGCTGTGGGCATGCTTAAGGGTCTGGGCGATTTCTGCCGCGAAATGGACACTCCCATCGTGGGCGGGCACACCATCCGCAACCCCTGGCCCATAATCGGCGGAGCAGCCACCGGCATCGCTGACCCGCAGAAAATCGTGTACACCCGGGGCGCCAAAGTCGGCGACAAGCTCTTTTTGACCAAGCCGCTGGGAATTGCGCCGGCTATGGCGGCGTATCGGCTGCGAAAAGACGAAGAAGGCAAGGAACTACTGGCTGATATACCTCCTGATGTCGTTGAAAAGGCAGTAAATGGAGCAATCACAGGCATGATTACCTCCAATAAACCCGTCGCAGAAGCCATGCAGCACGTGCCCGTGAATGCCGCAACCGACATAACTGGCTTTGGACTCAAGGGGCACAGCGCCAACATGGCAATGCTCGGTAAAGTTGACATAGTCATAAACAACCTCTACGTGATAGCCGGCACACCCCTCCTCGCTCAGGTGCTGGGGTATCCGCTGCTGACCGGTGAAGCCAAGGAAACCGCGGGCGGGATCCTTTTGGCGGTGGCGAAGGAAAACGCCGATGAGCTGCAGAGTGAACTTGACAAACGCGGGGTTATGCACTGTGAAGTCGGCTTCGTCGCTGGGGGCAGCGGCTTGGTGCATGTGCTAAAAGACGCGAAGGTCACCGAGGCATAA
- a CDS encoding double-cubane-cluster-containing anaerobic reductase, with protein MSEQYLEMWKSIGIDVEKHDILLKALGQFYTDIYLSQKNRPKKMDYFDFVVSEIHGLRIKELNDKRISGKKVVGAFCVYAPEEIPYAADASMVGLCGGADFSVPDAETVLPRNLCPLIKSFYGFKLGRTCPYFQVSDLVVGETTCDGKKKVYELLNELISTYVIEIPHKPDTEAGKAFWFKEVEAFKAKIEELTGNTITAEKLKAAIELINNKRRALQRLNNLRSKSPSPISGLDALLINQISFNDDPVRFTAKVNELCDELDERVKNGVGVAPADAPRLMISGCPMAIPNWKVHSIAQSLGATVVVEESCVGTRLFSTLVEPKGDSISDLLWAIVEKYSQIPCACFTPNDRRIKSVTDLAGQFKADGVINYTLQNCHDYNVEGVKVGRALKEQNLPMLNIETDYGMGDAAQIKTRIEAFLEIIAGKKA; from the coding sequence ATGTCAGAACAATATCTGGAAATGTGGAAAAGCATAGGAATAGATGTTGAAAAACACGACATCCTCCTAAAAGCCCTAGGACAATTCTACACAGACATTTACCTCTCCCAAAAAAACCGCCCCAAAAAAATGGATTACTTCGACTTTGTCGTCTCAGAAATCCATGGTCTCCGCATCAAAGAACTAAACGACAAACGCATCAGCGGCAAAAAAGTCGTCGGCGCATTCTGCGTTTATGCCCCCGAAGAAATCCCCTATGCAGCTGACGCCTCGATGGTGGGGCTCTGCGGCGGAGCAGACTTCTCGGTTCCAGACGCTGAAACAGTTTTGCCCCGAAACCTTTGCCCGCTTATCAAGTCCTTCTATGGCTTTAAACTCGGCAGAACCTGCCCCTACTTCCAAGTCAGCGATCTCGTCGTGGGCGAAACTACCTGTGATGGCAAAAAGAAAGTCTACGAACTCCTAAACGAACTTATCTCAACCTACGTTATCGAGATTCCCCACAAACCCGACACTGAAGCCGGAAAAGCCTTCTGGTTCAAGGAGGTAGAAGCCTTCAAAGCTAAAATCGAGGAACTCACCGGCAACACCATCACCGCTGAGAAACTCAAAGCCGCCATAGAACTCATCAACAACAAACGCCGAGCCCTGCAGCGCCTAAACAACCTCCGCTCCAAAAGCCCCTCACCCATCAGTGGACTCGACGCTTTGCTCATTAACCAAATCAGCTTCAACGATGACCCCGTGCGCTTCACCGCCAAAGTCAACGAGCTCTGTGATGAACTCGACGAACGCGTCAAAAACGGCGTCGGCGTTGCCCCAGCGGATGCCCCGCGCCTGATGATTTCAGGTTGCCCTATGGCGATTCCCAACTGGAAAGTCCACAGCATCGCACAATCGCTTGGCGCCACGGTGGTTGTGGAGGAAAGCTGCGTTGGCACCCGCCTCTTCAGTACTCTTGTTGAACCTAAAGGCGACAGCATAAGCGACCTGTTATGGGCAATCGTGGAGAAGTACAGTCAAATCCCCTGCGCCTGCTTCACGCCCAACGACCGCCGCATAAAAAGCGTCACTGACCTAGCCGGCCAATTCAAGGCTGATGGCGTCATCAACTATACTCTGCAGAACTGCCATGACTACAATGTGGAAGGCGTCAAAGTCGGGCGTGCACTCAAAGAGCAGAATTTGCCGATGCTAAACATCGAAACCGACTATGGCATGGGCGATGCAGCGCAGATTAAAACCCGCATCGAAGCCTTCCTTGAGATAATCGCGGGCAAAAAAGCCTAA
- a CDS encoding sulfurtransferase TusA family protein has product MATLSVEKIDVKGKMCPIPVALTKRKLAELPVGALLEVTGEGELEFDNISHWVTNNGHEVVGTQRSGAEFKLLVKKR; this is encoded by the coding sequence GTGGCAACTCTGAGCGTAGAAAAGATTGATGTTAAAGGTAAGATGTGCCCGATTCCTGTGGCTTTGACCAAGCGTAAGCTGGCGGAGTTGCCTGTTGGCGCTCTTTTGGAGGTCACTGGCGAGGGCGAGTTGGAGTTTGATAACATTTCGCATTGGGTGACTAATAACGGGCATGAGGTTGTTGGGACGCAGCGGTCCGGTGCCGAGTTTAAGTTGTTGGTTAAAAAACGCTGA
- a CDS encoding DsrE family protein, translating to MATLTVIIFESPIAKERALSALRFAWTADLEGHKVRIWLFENGVYLAKKGQNPAQGLTNYGKMLEDLVKGGVETKACVVCAEARGLKQDELIDGVKLATIHDLVEWTTTSDKVVTF from the coding sequence ATGGCAACTTTAACCGTAATCATCTTCGAATCCCCCATCGCCAAAGAACGCGCCCTATCAGCCCTGCGATTCGCATGGACCGCCGACTTGGAAGGCCATAAAGTCCGCATCTGGCTCTTCGAAAACGGCGTCTACCTCGCCAAGAAAGGACAAAACCCCGCCCAAGGCCTAACCAACTATGGGAAAATGCTCGAAGACCTCGTCAAAGGCGGCGTAGAAACCAAAGCCTGCGTCGTCTGCGCTGAAGCCCGCGGCCTAAAGCAAGATGAACTCATAGACGGCGTCAAACTAGCAACAATCCATGACTTGGTTGAGTGGACGACAACAAGCGACAAGGTCGTAACCTTCTAG
- a CDS encoding LysR family transcriptional regulator — protein sequence MRLDYLETFLTVARTHSFSIAAKELKTSQGTVSHQIAALEEYFDAQLFKRAAGGVEVTDAGATLKETAQRILQDVQDAKAQISAAKDTLSGTIRIAASTIPEEHIIPGLIAEFQKRHPEVKFKITAQDSVTSLASLQNGGADFAAVGTLAGFEDKFDFLEIGEEQLVLITACNHTLANRKSVKLAEITQFPFISREETSGTRLEIEKLLAKNGFSSGNLKVAFELGSTESVVTAVSEGRGVSVISSIAAAKANAAGLVKVVAILEAKNPRKLYMARSKKALLKQSEAFWAFCGTYRFKSQAVVCPA from the coding sequence ATGAGACTAGACTACCTAGAAACCTTCCTTACAGTAGCGAGGACACACAGCTTCTCGATAGCAGCAAAAGAACTAAAAACCAGCCAAGGCACTGTCAGCCACCAAATCGCCGCCCTCGAAGAATACTTCGACGCCCAACTCTTCAAACGCGCAGCAGGCGGCGTTGAAGTCACCGATGCAGGCGCAACCCTGAAGGAAACCGCCCAGCGCATCCTCCAAGATGTCCAGGACGCCAAAGCCCAAATCTCCGCCGCCAAAGACACCCTAAGCGGAACCATACGCATAGCCGCAAGCACCATCCCCGAAGAACACATAATCCCCGGCTTAATCGCAGAGTTCCAAAAGCGGCATCCGGAAGTGAAATTCAAAATAACCGCGCAGGACAGCGTAACCAGCCTCGCAAGCCTCCAGAATGGCGGCGCCGACTTCGCCGCGGTAGGCACACTTGCTGGGTTTGAGGACAAATTTGACTTTCTCGAAATCGGCGAAGAGCAACTGGTGCTAATCACCGCCTGCAACCACACGTTAGCTAACCGCAAATCAGTCAAACTCGCAGAAATCACCCAGTTCCCCTTCATTAGCCGCGAAGAAACTTCAGGTACCCGCCTGGAAATCGAGAAGCTGCTTGCGAAAAACGGCTTTTCAAGCGGCAACCTCAAAGTTGCCTTTGAGCTGGGCAGCACCGAATCAGTGGTCACGGCGGTTTCGGAGGGCAGGGGGGTAAGCGTGATTTCATCTATCGCTGCAGCCAAGGCTAATGCTGCGGGGCTCGTTAAGGTGGTGGCTATTTTGGAGGCTAAGAATCCGCGTAAGCTTTACATGGCGCGGAGCAAGAAGGCGTTGCTTAAGCAATCTGAGGCGTTTTGGGCGTTCTGTGGTACGTATCGGTTCAAGAGCCAGGCGGTTGTTTGTCCGGCTTAA